From the genome of Nicotiana sylvestris chromosome 2, ASM39365v2, whole genome shotgun sequence, one region includes:
- the LOC104214318 gene encoding tRNA (guanine(26)-N(2))-dimethyltransferase 1-like isoform X1: MGAENKTDEEKQNGDGTLFDLNDYTIIKEGDAEILMHAKNEVFYNKTQVNNRDMSVAVLRTFISQRKQEHEAMLTRRRTKAGNKVPDAKAEIPDDSGQHNGESNDGSEVLEDASHNESCSKPEEETKNLRGKGREELKPPRVLEALSASGLRALRYAREVEGISQVVALDNDKASVEACRRNIKFNGSVACSKVESHLADARVYMLTHSKEFDVVDLDPYGAPSVFLDSAVQSVADGGMLMCTATDMAVLCGGNGEVCYSKYGSYPLRGKYCHEMALRILLASIESHANRYKRYIVPVLSVQMDFYVRVFVRIYTSASDMKSTPLKLSYVYQCTGCDSFHLQPVGRTVSKNNSVRYLPGFGPAVSQECSDCGKKFNMGGPIWSAPIHDQEWVAAILADVKSMKDRYPAYERISAVLTTVSEELPDIPLFLSLHNLCATLKCTSPSAVIFRSAVINAGYRISGTHVNPLGLKTDAPMDVIWDIMRCWIKNHPVKAQPSDQAGSVILAKEPVLQANFSRAVASLSKAQAKKVARFLPNPERHWGPKLRAGRQITSKHVSLLGPKALNGINNHENGDGSNHEDVEEPAAKRKKTEESDS; encoded by the exons ATGGGGGCTGAGAACAAAACTGATGAAGAGAAGCAGAACGGAGACGGCACATTATTTGATCTCAATGATTACACCATCATCAAAGAAGGAGATGCTGAGATTCTTATGCATGCTAAAAATGAAGTTTTTTACAACAAAACTCAG GTGAATAACAGAGATATGTCTGTAGCTGTTTTGAGGACCTTTATATCACAACGAAAGCAGGAGCATGAAGCAATGTTGACCAGGCGACGAACCAAGGCTGGAAATAAGGTACCTGATGCTAAAGCGGAAATCCCAGATGATTCAGGGCAGCATAATGGTGAATCCAATGATGGATCTGAAGTTTTGGAAGATGCATCCCATAATGAATCATGTAGCAAACCAGAGGAAGAGACTAAAAACCTACGGGGAAAAGGCCGAGAAGAACTAAAGCCTCCACGAGTTCTCGAG GCTCTCTCAGCTTCTGGGTTGAGGGCTTTAAGGTATGCGCGTGAAGTCGAAGGAATTAGTCAGGTTGTGGCCCTTGACAATGATAAAG CCTCTGTGGAAGCTTGCAGGAGAAACATAAAATTTAATGGTTCAGTAGCATGCTCTAAGGTGGAGTCTCACCTTGCTGATGCGAGAGTTTATATGCTTACCCACTCAAAAGAATTTGATGTG GTTGATCTTGATCCTTATGGAGCACCTTCTGTGTTCCTGGACTCAGCAGTTCAATCTGTTGCTGATGGAGGGATGTTGATGTGTACCGCTACTGATATGGCAGTGTTATGTGGAGGAAATGGAGAAGTTTGCTATTCCAA ATATGGCTCCTATCCTTTGAGAGGAAAATATTGCCATGAAATGGCTTTGCGCATCCTTCTTGCATCTATTGAG AGCCATGCAAATCGATATAAAAGATATATAGTTCCGGTATTATCTGTTCAGATGGATTTCTATGTTCGTGTTTTTGTTCGTATATACAC TTCTGCAAGTGATATGAAAAGCACTCCTTTGAAGCTCTCATATGTCTATCAGTGCACTGGCTGTGACTCCTTCCATCTTCAGCCAGTTGGGAGGACCGTCTCAAAG AACAACAGTGTCAGATACCTTCCTGGATTTGGCCCTGCCGTTTCTCAAGAGTGCAGTGATTGTGGTAAAAAATTTAACATGGGTGGACCCATCTGGTCTGCCCCCATCCATGATCAAGAATGGGTAGCTGCCATTCTCGCAGATGTGAAGTCAATGAAGGATCGCTATCCTGCTTATGAGCGAATCTCTGCTGTGTTGACAACTGTCTCGGAG GAATTACCTGATATTCCTCTGTTTCTGAGTCTGCACAATCTCTGTGCAACGCTGAAATGTACATCTCCCTCAGCAGTAATATTTCGCTCTGCTGTGATCAACGCAGGATATCGCATATCAGGGACTCATGTGAATCCTTTGGGGTTGAAAACAGATGCTCCTATGGATGTCATTTGGGATATCATGCGTTGCTGG ATTAAAAATCATCCTGTGAAAGCTCAACCATCTGACCAAGCTGGAAGTGTGATTCTTGCTAAGGAACCTGTACTGCAG GCTAATTTTTCTCGGGCTGTTGCATCCCTTAGCAAGGCACAGGCGAAGAAGGTTGCTCGTTTCCTCCCTAATCCGGAAAGGCATTGGGGTCCAAAACTAAGGGCAGGCCGACAGATCACCAGCAAGCACGTGTCTCTTTTGGGTCCCAAAGCTTTGAATGGAATTAACAACCATGAGAATGGTGATGGTAGCAACCATGAGGATGTTGAGGAGCCTGCAGCCAAGCGTAAGAAGACCGAAGAATCTGATTCATAA
- the LOC104214318 gene encoding tRNA (guanine(26)-N(2))-dimethyltransferase 1-like isoform X2 produces MGAENKTDEEKQNGDGTLFDLNDYTIIKEGDAEILMHAKNEVFYNKTQVNNRDMSVAVLRTFISQRKQEHEAMLTRRRTKAGNKVPDAKAEIPDDSGQHNGESNDGSEVLEDASHNESCSKPEEETKNLRGKGREELKPPRVLEALSASGLRALRYAREVEGISQVVALDNDKASVEACRRNIKFNGSVACSKVESHLADARVYMLTHSKEFDVVDLDPYGAPSVFLDSAVQSVADGGMLMCTATDMAVLCGGNGEVCYSKYGSYPLRGKYCHEMALRILLASIESHANRYKRYIVPVLSVQMDFYVRVFVRIYTSASDMKSTPLKLSYVYQCTGCDSFHLQPVGRTVSKNNSVRYLPGFGPAVSQECSDCGKKFNMGGPIWSAPIHDQEWVAAILADVKSMKDRYPAYERISAVLTTVSEELPDIPLFLSLHNLCATLKCTSPSAVIFRSAVINAGYRISGTHVNPLGLKTDAPMDVIWDIMRCWIKNHPVKAQPSDQAGSVILAKEPVLQANFSRAVASLSKAQAKKVARFLPNPERHWGPKLRAGRQITSKHVSLLGPKALNGINNHENGDGSNHEDVEEPAAKQ; encoded by the exons ATGGGGGCTGAGAACAAAACTGATGAAGAGAAGCAGAACGGAGACGGCACATTATTTGATCTCAATGATTACACCATCATCAAAGAAGGAGATGCTGAGATTCTTATGCATGCTAAAAATGAAGTTTTTTACAACAAAACTCAG GTGAATAACAGAGATATGTCTGTAGCTGTTTTGAGGACCTTTATATCACAACGAAAGCAGGAGCATGAAGCAATGTTGACCAGGCGACGAACCAAGGCTGGAAATAAGGTACCTGATGCTAAAGCGGAAATCCCAGATGATTCAGGGCAGCATAATGGTGAATCCAATGATGGATCTGAAGTTTTGGAAGATGCATCCCATAATGAATCATGTAGCAAACCAGAGGAAGAGACTAAAAACCTACGGGGAAAAGGCCGAGAAGAACTAAAGCCTCCACGAGTTCTCGAG GCTCTCTCAGCTTCTGGGTTGAGGGCTTTAAGGTATGCGCGTGAAGTCGAAGGAATTAGTCAGGTTGTGGCCCTTGACAATGATAAAG CCTCTGTGGAAGCTTGCAGGAGAAACATAAAATTTAATGGTTCAGTAGCATGCTCTAAGGTGGAGTCTCACCTTGCTGATGCGAGAGTTTATATGCTTACCCACTCAAAAGAATTTGATGTG GTTGATCTTGATCCTTATGGAGCACCTTCTGTGTTCCTGGACTCAGCAGTTCAATCTGTTGCTGATGGAGGGATGTTGATGTGTACCGCTACTGATATGGCAGTGTTATGTGGAGGAAATGGAGAAGTTTGCTATTCCAA ATATGGCTCCTATCCTTTGAGAGGAAAATATTGCCATGAAATGGCTTTGCGCATCCTTCTTGCATCTATTGAG AGCCATGCAAATCGATATAAAAGATATATAGTTCCGGTATTATCTGTTCAGATGGATTTCTATGTTCGTGTTTTTGTTCGTATATACAC TTCTGCAAGTGATATGAAAAGCACTCCTTTGAAGCTCTCATATGTCTATCAGTGCACTGGCTGTGACTCCTTCCATCTTCAGCCAGTTGGGAGGACCGTCTCAAAG AACAACAGTGTCAGATACCTTCCTGGATTTGGCCCTGCCGTTTCTCAAGAGTGCAGTGATTGTGGTAAAAAATTTAACATGGGTGGACCCATCTGGTCTGCCCCCATCCATGATCAAGAATGGGTAGCTGCCATTCTCGCAGATGTGAAGTCAATGAAGGATCGCTATCCTGCTTATGAGCGAATCTCTGCTGTGTTGACAACTGTCTCGGAG GAATTACCTGATATTCCTCTGTTTCTGAGTCTGCACAATCTCTGTGCAACGCTGAAATGTACATCTCCCTCAGCAGTAATATTTCGCTCTGCTGTGATCAACGCAGGATATCGCATATCAGGGACTCATGTGAATCCTTTGGGGTTGAAAACAGATGCTCCTATGGATGTCATTTGGGATATCATGCGTTGCTGG ATTAAAAATCATCCTGTGAAAGCTCAACCATCTGACCAAGCTGGAAGTGTGATTCTTGCTAAGGAACCTGTACTGCAG GCTAATTTTTCTCGGGCTGTTGCATCCCTTAGCAAGGCACAGGCGAAGAAGGTTGCTCGTTTCCTCCCTAATCCGGAAAGGCATTGGGGTCCAAAACTAAGGGCAGGCCGACAGATCACCAGCAAGCACGTGTCTCTTTTGGGTCCCAAAGCTTTGAATGGAATTAACAACCATGAGAATGGTGATGGTAGCAACCATGAGGATGTTGAGGAGCCTGCAGCCAAGC AGTGA